One genomic region from Nitrospira sp. encodes:
- a CDS encoding zf-HC2 domain-containing protein, translated as MAREGGQPTFSVIACHEIAQGASLYLDEQVEDERKRQIAMHLAICAGCETYVKQIATVRDVVGLLPKVVEQPSDSNRLRQVFAERARPSPAGG; from the coding sequence ATGGCACGGGAAGGGGGGCAGCCGACTTTCTCAGTGATAGCCTGCCATGAGATCGCGCAGGGGGCCTCGCTGTATCTCGATGAACAGGTCGAGGACGAGCGGAAGCGTCAAATCGCCATGCATTTGGCGATCTGTGCCGGCTGCGAGACCTATGTGAAACAGATTGCGACGGTGCGGGACGTGGTGGGATTACTGCCCAAAGTCGTTGAACAACCATCCGATTCTAACCGATTGCGGCAAGTCTTTGCTGAGCGAGCACGTCCGTCACCAGCGGGTGGTTGA